In Candidatus Nitronauta litoralis, one DNA window encodes the following:
- a CDS encoding FecR family protein, whose amino-acid sequence MKHNPLDESKSVSDEAVRWFARLHSGDATEDTRRQFEAWRSSSPLHALEYEGIRAVWEDLDGIKTGPGHKRSRKKTVSRPPVFPQDKLHKGGMARWGTSLVAMLLLFLGGSFWLSDAWDHLASDFYTNPGELKTLNLADGSKVYLDADSALSVDFSPQQRRLVLDRGGALFVVSEDKKRPFEVVAGEGTVRALGTAFEVRKKLDQVIVKVLDSEVQVTRDFSKVNLVPGQKIHYGSNTGLSEVESVDRGQIAIWRRGKLAFDNQQLGEVINEVNRYRKGVILILDEKLRTSRVSGIFDISDPDAVLRALQSTLPIRVHRVTSYLVFIDQTDSPAPAL is encoded by the coding sequence ATGAAACACAATCCTCTCGACGAATCCAAATCGGTCTCTGATGAGGCGGTCAGGTGGTTCGCCCGGCTCCATAGCGGTGATGCCACAGAAGACACTCGCCGTCAATTTGAAGCCTGGCGCTCTAGCAGCCCCCTCCATGCACTTGAGTACGAGGGAATCCGAGCTGTCTGGGAAGATCTTGATGGGATCAAGACCGGGCCGGGTCATAAGCGTTCCAGAAAAAAAACCGTAAGTCGGCCTCCCGTATTTCCACAGGACAAATTACATAAGGGTGGTATGGCTCGTTGGGGAACCTCCCTGGTTGCCATGTTGTTGCTCTTTTTAGGTGGCAGCTTCTGGTTGTCTGACGCCTGGGATCATCTCGCCAGTGATTTTTACACGAATCCCGGTGAGTTGAAGACGCTGAACCTGGCCGATGGTTCGAAAGTTTATCTGGATGCCGACTCAGCCCTGTCTGTTGATTTTTCTCCTCAACAAAGGCGGCTGGTGCTGGACCGGGGCGGTGCCCTGTTTGTAGTTTCAGAGGACAAGAAACGGCCATTCGAAGTGGTTGCCGGGGAGGGTACCGTCCGGGCTCTGGGTACAGCATTTGAGGTGCGCAAAAAGCTGGATCAAGTGATAGTGAAGGTGCTCGATAGCGAAGTGCAGGTTACCCGTGATTTTTCGAAGGTAAACCTGGTTCCCGGACAGAAGATTCATTATGGTTCCAATACAGGTCTTTCCGAAGTTGAATCGGTTGATCGTGGTCAAATCGCCATCTGGCGTCGTGGAAAACTAGCGTTCGACAATCAGCAACTGGGAGAAGTAATCAATGAGGTTAATCGCTACCGCAAAGGGGTTATCCTCATTCTTGATGAGAAACTTCGAACATCAAGGGTCAGCGGAATTTTCGACATCAGCGATCCCGATGCCGTCCTACGGGCATTACAAAGTACATTGCCAATCCGCGTTCATCGTGTGACAAGTTATTTAGTCTTTATAGATCAAACCGACTCCCCGGCTCCTGCCCTTTAA